A single Seriola aureovittata isolate HTS-2021-v1 ecotype China chromosome 19, ASM2101889v1, whole genome shotgun sequence DNA region contains:
- the esr1 gene encoding estrogen receptor isoform X1: MLLRQSPGQNRQPSGSVLRPRISPAFSKLETLSPPRLSPPPHVPLSDMYPEESRGSGGVATVDFLEGTYDYAAPTPAPTPLYSHSTTGYYSAPLDAHGPPPDGSLQSLGSGPTSPIVFVPSSPRLSPIMHPPSHHYLETTSTPVYRLCYRSSQQPASREDHCGTSDESYSVGESGAGSGAGLFEMAKETCFCAVCSDYASGYHYGVWSCEGCKAFFKRSIQGHNDYMCPATNQCTIDRNRRKSCQACRLRKCYEVGMMKGGMRKDRSRVLRPDKRRTGTSDKDKASKDQEHRRVHLQEGRKHSSSSTGGGKSSVTGTPPDQVLLLLQGAEPPILCSHQKLSRPYTEVTIMTLLTSMADKELVHMITWAKKLPGFLQLSLHDQVQLLESSWLEVLMIGLIWRSIHCPGKLIFAQDLILDRNEGDCVEGMAEIFDMLLATASRFRMLKLKPEEFVCLKAIILLNSGSFSFCTGTMEPLHDGTAVQDMLDTITDALIHHISQSGCSVQQQSRRQAQLLLLLSHIRHMSNKGMEHLYSMKCKNKVPLYDLLLEMLDAHRLNRPEKPAQSWFLADKEPSTTSSSSNNNNNNNSSSGSSSAGSSSGPRGSHESLSRAPTGPGVLQYGGSCSDCTHIL, encoded by the exons ATGTTGCTCAGGCAGAGCCCAGGACAGAACAGGCAGCCTTCTGGATCAGTACTCAGACCCAGGATCAGTCCAGCCTTCTCAAAGCTGGAGACCCTCTCCCCACCACGTCTCTCGCCTCCGCCGCATGTCCCCCTCAGTGACATGTACCCTGAAGAGAGCCGGGGTTCTGGAGGGGTAGCCACTGTGGACTTCCTGGAAGGGACGTACGACTATGCTGCCCCCACCCCTGCTCCGACTCCTCTCTACAGCCACTCCACCACTGGCTACTACTCTGCTCCTCTGGATGCCCACGGACCACCCCCTGATGGCAGTCTTCAGTCCTTGGGCAGCGGGCCTACCAGTCCAATTGTGTTTGTGCCCTCCAGTCCACGACTCAGCCCCATTATGCACCCGCCCAGCCACCACTATCTGGAAACCACCTCAACACCCGTCTACAG GCTTTGTTATAGGTCCAGTCAGCAGCCAGCATCCAGAGAGGACCATTGTGGCACCAGTGACGAGTCATACAGTGTGGGGGAGTCAGGTGCTGGGTCTGGGGCCGGGCTGTTTGAGATGGCTAAAGAGACATGCTTCTGTGCCGTGTGCAGTGACTATGCCTCTGGGTACCACTACGGGGTGTGGTCCTGTGAGGGCTGTAAGGCCTTCTTCAAGAGAAGCATCCAGG gTCACAATGACTATATGTGCCCAGCAACCAATCAGTGTACTATTGACAGGAATCGGAGGAAGAGCTGCCAGGCTTGCCGTCTTAGGAAGTGTTACGAAGTAGGCATGATGAAAGGAG GTATGCGTAAGGACCGCAGCCGTGTTCTGCGGCCTGACAAACGACGGACTGGCACCAGTGACAAAGATAAGGCCTCTAAGGACCAAGAGCACAGAAGGGTGCATCTCCAGGAagggaggaaacacagcagcagcagtactgGAGGAGGAAAATCATCAGTCACTGGCACACCACCGGACCAG GTGCTTCTGCTGCTCCAGGGTGCCGAGCCCCCAATACTGTGCTCCCATCAGAAGCTGAGCAGACCCTACACCGAGGTCACCATAATGACCCTGCTCACCAGCATGGCTGACAAGGAGCTGGTCCACATGATCACCTGGGCCAAGAAGCTTCCAG GTTTCCTGCAGCTGTCCCTCCATGATCAGGTGCAGCTGCTGGAGAGTTCGTGGTTGGAGGTGCTGATGATTGGGCTTATCTGGAGGTCCATTCACTGCCCTGGGAAACTCATCTTTGCACAGGACCTCATACTGGACAG GAACGAAGGCGACTGTGTTGAGGGCATGGCTGAGATCTTTGACATGCTGCTGGCTACAGCTTCCCGCTTCCGCATGCTCAAACTCAAACCTGAGGAGTTTGTCTGTCTCAAAGCTATCATCTTGCTAAACTCTG gttctttctctttctgcacTGGTACAATGGAGCCACTACATGACGGCACGGCAGTACAGGACATGCTGGACACTATCACAGACGCTCTCATACATCATATCAGCCAATCAGGATGCTCTGTTCAGCAGCAGTCCAGACGACAGGcccagctgctcctcctgctctcccacATCAGGCACATGAG CAACAAAGGCATGGAGCACCTCTACAGCATGAAGTGCAAGAACAAAGTGCCTCTGTACgacctgctgctggagatgCTGGATGCTCACCGCCTCAACCGTCCTGAAAAACCAGCTCAGTCCTGGTTCTTGGCTGACAAAGAGCCCTctaccaccagcagcagcagcaacaacaacaacaacaacaacagcagcagcggtTCCTCTTCAGCTGGCTCCAGTTCAGGACCCCGAGGCAGCCATGAGAGCCTGAGCAGAGCCCCGACAGGTCCAGGTGTCCTGCAGTACGGAGGGTCCTGCTCCGACTGCACCCACATCCTATGA
- the esr1 gene encoding estrogen receptor isoform X2: protein MLLRQSPGQNRQPSGSVLRPRISPAFSKLETLSPPRLSPPPHVPLSDMYPEESRGSGGVATVDFLEGTYDYAAPTPAPTPLYSHSTTGYYSAPLDAHGPPPDGSLQSLGSGPTSPIVFVPSSPRLSPIMHPPSHHYLETTSTPVYRSSQQPASREDHCGTSDESYSVGESGAGSGAGLFEMAKETCFCAVCSDYASGYHYGVWSCEGCKAFFKRSIQGHNDYMCPATNQCTIDRNRRKSCQACRLRKCYEVGMMKGGMRKDRSRVLRPDKRRTGTSDKDKASKDQEHRRVHLQEGRKHSSSSTGGGKSSVTGTPPDQVLLLLQGAEPPILCSHQKLSRPYTEVTIMTLLTSMADKELVHMITWAKKLPGFLQLSLHDQVQLLESSWLEVLMIGLIWRSIHCPGKLIFAQDLILDRNEGDCVEGMAEIFDMLLATASRFRMLKLKPEEFVCLKAIILLNSGSFSFCTGTMEPLHDGTAVQDMLDTITDALIHHISQSGCSVQQQSRRQAQLLLLLSHIRHMSNKGMEHLYSMKCKNKVPLYDLLLEMLDAHRLNRPEKPAQSWFLADKEPSTTSSSSNNNNNNNSSSGSSSAGSSSGPRGSHESLSRAPTGPGVLQYGGSCSDCTHIL from the exons ATGTTGCTCAGGCAGAGCCCAGGACAGAACAGGCAGCCTTCTGGATCAGTACTCAGACCCAGGATCAGTCCAGCCTTCTCAAAGCTGGAGACCCTCTCCCCACCACGTCTCTCGCCTCCGCCGCATGTCCCCCTCAGTGACATGTACCCTGAAGAGAGCCGGGGTTCTGGAGGGGTAGCCACTGTGGACTTCCTGGAAGGGACGTACGACTATGCTGCCCCCACCCCTGCTCCGACTCCTCTCTACAGCCACTCCACCACTGGCTACTACTCTGCTCCTCTGGATGCCCACGGACCACCCCCTGATGGCAGTCTTCAGTCCTTGGGCAGCGGGCCTACCAGTCCAATTGTGTTTGTGCCCTCCAGTCCACGACTCAGCCCCATTATGCACCCGCCCAGCCACCACTATCTGGAAACCACCTCAACACCCGTCTACAG GTCCAGTCAGCAGCCAGCATCCAGAGAGGACCATTGTGGCACCAGTGACGAGTCATACAGTGTGGGGGAGTCAGGTGCTGGGTCTGGGGCCGGGCTGTTTGAGATGGCTAAAGAGACATGCTTCTGTGCCGTGTGCAGTGACTATGCCTCTGGGTACCACTACGGGGTGTGGTCCTGTGAGGGCTGTAAGGCCTTCTTCAAGAGAAGCATCCAGG gTCACAATGACTATATGTGCCCAGCAACCAATCAGTGTACTATTGACAGGAATCGGAGGAAGAGCTGCCAGGCTTGCCGTCTTAGGAAGTGTTACGAAGTAGGCATGATGAAAGGAG GTATGCGTAAGGACCGCAGCCGTGTTCTGCGGCCTGACAAACGACGGACTGGCACCAGTGACAAAGATAAGGCCTCTAAGGACCAAGAGCACAGAAGGGTGCATCTCCAGGAagggaggaaacacagcagcagcagtactgGAGGAGGAAAATCATCAGTCACTGGCACACCACCGGACCAG GTGCTTCTGCTGCTCCAGGGTGCCGAGCCCCCAATACTGTGCTCCCATCAGAAGCTGAGCAGACCCTACACCGAGGTCACCATAATGACCCTGCTCACCAGCATGGCTGACAAGGAGCTGGTCCACATGATCACCTGGGCCAAGAAGCTTCCAG GTTTCCTGCAGCTGTCCCTCCATGATCAGGTGCAGCTGCTGGAGAGTTCGTGGTTGGAGGTGCTGATGATTGGGCTTATCTGGAGGTCCATTCACTGCCCTGGGAAACTCATCTTTGCACAGGACCTCATACTGGACAG GAACGAAGGCGACTGTGTTGAGGGCATGGCTGAGATCTTTGACATGCTGCTGGCTACAGCTTCCCGCTTCCGCATGCTCAAACTCAAACCTGAGGAGTTTGTCTGTCTCAAAGCTATCATCTTGCTAAACTCTG gttctttctctttctgcacTGGTACAATGGAGCCACTACATGACGGCACGGCAGTACAGGACATGCTGGACACTATCACAGACGCTCTCATACATCATATCAGCCAATCAGGATGCTCTGTTCAGCAGCAGTCCAGACGACAGGcccagctgctcctcctgctctcccacATCAGGCACATGAG CAACAAAGGCATGGAGCACCTCTACAGCATGAAGTGCAAGAACAAAGTGCCTCTGTACgacctgctgctggagatgCTGGATGCTCACCGCCTCAACCGTCCTGAAAAACCAGCTCAGTCCTGGTTCTTGGCTGACAAAGAGCCCTctaccaccagcagcagcagcaacaacaacaacaacaacaacagcagcagcggtTCCTCTTCAGCTGGCTCCAGTTCAGGACCCCGAGGCAGCCATGAGAGCCTGAGCAGAGCCCCGACAGGTCCAGGTGTCCTGCAGTACGGAGGGTCCTGCTCCGACTGCACCCACATCCTATGA